In a single window of the Massilia oculi genome:
- a CDS encoding arginine N-succinyltransferase has protein sequence MYVVRPVDRADIGALEAMAAISMPGVHTLPRTREGIVAAVERSLASFAAQVDIPSEESYLFVLEDLRSHEVVGTAIIHASAGSNGTYFAFRNDVIQQVSRDLNISHSVHALTLCSELTAYSQLSGFFLRHRDSAGIEAALLSRARLLYAMLAPHRFGDRFFVPLAGRLDADGQSPFWNALGRKFFKMDFLEAERLIEGARNRTLIVELMPHYPVYVPLLPGDAQAALGQIHPGGQMAFDLLAQEGFEADEYIDIFDGGPILQAHKNALRSFCASHKLRVGAGPAQGPAHAPAHAHDVAPVDYAVASVGNGFRAVTVRCAPIEHAHTIDLPREVQQALGVAPGDEVVCVRIQGEPACS, from the coding sequence ATGTATGTTGTCCGTCCGGTAGACCGCGCCGATATCGGCGCGCTGGAAGCGATGGCGGCCATCTCGATGCCGGGCGTGCACACGCTGCCGCGCACGCGTGAAGGCATTGTCGCGGCGGTCGAGCGCTCGCTCGCCTCGTTCGCTGCCCAGGTCGATATCCCGAGCGAAGAATCCTACCTGTTCGTGCTGGAAGACCTGCGCTCGCATGAGGTGGTCGGCACCGCCATCATCCACGCCTCGGCCGGCTCGAACGGCACCTATTTCGCGTTCCGCAACGACGTGATCCAGCAGGTCTCGCGCGACCTGAACATCAGCCACAGCGTGCACGCGCTGACCCTGTGCTCCGAGCTCACCGCTTATTCGCAGCTGTCCGGCTTCTTCCTGCGCCACCGCGACAGCGCCGGCATCGAGGCCGCGCTGCTGTCGCGCGCGCGCCTGCTGTACGCCATGCTGGCGCCGCACCGTTTCGGCGACCGCTTCTTCGTGCCGCTGGCCGGGCGCCTGGATGCCGACGGCCAGTCGCCGTTCTGGAATGCGCTGGGCCGCAAGTTCTTCAAGATGGACTTCCTCGAGGCCGAACGCCTGATCGAGGGCGCGCGCAACCGCACCCTGATCGTCGAGCTGATGCCGCACTATCCGGTCTACGTGCCGCTGCTGCCGGGCGACGCCCAGGCCGCGCTGGGCCAGATCCATCCCGGCGGCCAGATGGCCTTCGACCTGCTGGCGCAGGAAGGTTTCGAGGCCGACGAATACATCGACATCTTCGACGGCGGCCCGATCCTCCAGGCGCACAAGAACGCGCTGCGCTCGTTCTGCGCCTCGCACAAGCTGCGCGTGGGCGCGGGGCCTGCTCAGGGGCCTGCTCATGCACCTGCTCATGCACATGATGTCGCGCCGGTCGACTATGCCGTCGCCAGCGTCGGCAACGGTTTCCGCGCCGTGACCGTGCGCTGTGCACCGATCGAACATGCGCACACCATCGACTTGCCGCGCGAGGTCCAGCAGGCGCTGGGTGTCGCGCCGGGCGACGAAGTGGTGTGCGTGCGCATCCAGGGAGAACCCGCATGCTCGTGA
- a CDS encoding acetylornithine/succinyldiaminopimelate transaminase, whose protein sequence is MNAKLDSGIATLPVSRQTFDEVLVPTYAPAAMVPVRASGLDLWDQEGKHYLDFTSGIAVTALGHANPEVNEALTKQLNTLWHIGNGYTNEPVLRLASALIDATFAERAFFCNSGAEANEAALKLARKYAHGKFGPHKSRIVSCLSSFHGRTLFTVSVGGQPKYTEGFEPLPQDLSHIPYNDIEAARAAITDDVAAVIVEPIQGEGGVIPGNPDYLKALREFCDKTGALLVFDEVQSGMGRTGSLFAYEQMGVVPDVLTSAKALGNGYPIGAMLTTSEIAQYLAVGTHGTTYGGNPLASSVGLKVLELINQPAFLGRVKEASAKVMANLQQLAADYPQVFGQPRGMGLLIGLPMAEGFKGRSKDYTKLCEKLGLMLLIAGPDVVRLAPALVVSDEQIVEADRLMRAAVAEFSGA, encoded by the coding sequence ATGAACGCAAAGCTTGATTCGGGTATCGCCACGCTGCCGGTTAGCCGTCAGACTTTTGACGAGGTCCTGGTCCCTACCTACGCTCCGGCTGCGATGGTGCCGGTGCGCGCGTCGGGCCTCGACCTGTGGGACCAGGAAGGCAAGCATTACCTCGACTTCACCTCGGGCATCGCCGTCACCGCCCTGGGCCACGCCAATCCGGAAGTGAACGAAGCGCTGACCAAGCAATTGAACACCCTGTGGCACATCGGCAATGGCTACACCAACGAGCCGGTGCTGCGCCTGGCTTCGGCCCTGATCGACGCCACCTTCGCCGAACGCGCCTTCTTCTGCAATTCGGGCGCCGAAGCCAACGAAGCGGCCCTCAAATTGGCGCGTAAATACGCGCACGGCAAGTTCGGGCCGCACAAGTCGCGCATCGTGTCCTGCCTGTCGTCGTTCCACGGCCGCACCCTGTTCACCGTCTCGGTCGGCGGCCAGCCGAAGTACACCGAAGGCTTCGAGCCGCTGCCGCAAGACCTCTCCCACATCCCGTACAACGACATCGAAGCGGCGCGCGCCGCCATCACCGACGACGTCGCCGCCGTGATCGTCGAGCCGATCCAGGGCGAGGGCGGCGTCATCCCGGGCAATCCCGACTACCTGAAGGCGCTGCGCGAGTTCTGCGACAAGACCGGCGCGCTGCTGGTGTTCGACGAAGTGCAGTCGGGCATGGGCCGCACCGGTTCGCTGTTCGCCTACGAGCAGATGGGCGTGGTGCCGGACGTGCTGACCTCGGCCAAGGCGCTGGGCAACGGCTATCCGATCGGCGCCATGCTGACCACCAGCGAGATCGCCCAGTACCTGGCGGTCGGCACCCACGGCACCACCTACGGCGGCAATCCGCTGGCCTCGAGCGTCGGGCTGAAAGTCCTCGAGCTGATCAACCAGCCGGCCTTCCTGGGCCGCGTCAAGGAAGCCAGCGCGAAAGTCATGGCCAACCTGCAGCAGCTGGCGGCGGATTATCCGCAGGTGTTCGGCCAGCCGCGCGGCATGGGCCTGCTCATCGGCCTGCCGATGGCCGAAGGCTTCAAGGGCCGCTCGAAGGACTACACCAAGCTGTGCGAGAAGCTGGGCCTGATGCTGCTGATCGCCGGCCCGGACGTCGTGCGCCTGGCGCCGGCCCTGGTGGTGTCGGACGAGCAGATCGTCGAAGCCGACCGCCTGATGCGCGCGGCGGTGGCGGAATTCTCCGGCGCCTGA
- a CDS encoding MarR family winged helix-turn-helix transcriptional regulator translates to MGERYLKSVRLLAECMQGFERVSGDAVRQNGLTHAQFDIIATLGNTTGMSYKELGERTLITKGTLTGVIERLEQKGLVLRERSCDDKRSFFVRLTPAGDRVFCDVFPKVIARGKELFTAYSDADFAALEDALGLLRSRIRAGARHDGSDDDERPTPSPFHLKETP, encoded by the coding sequence ATGGGGGAACGATATCTAAAAAGCGTCCGGCTGCTGGCCGAGTGCATGCAGGGCTTCGAGCGCGTCTCGGGCGACGCGGTGCGCCAGAACGGGTTGACGCATGCGCAGTTCGATATCATCGCCACGCTGGGCAATACCACCGGCATGAGCTACAAGGAACTGGGCGAACGCACCCTGATCACCAAGGGCACCCTGACCGGTGTCATCGAACGCCTGGAACAAAAAGGCCTGGTGCTGCGCGAGCGCAGCTGCGACGACAAGCGATCGTTCTTCGTGCGCCTGACGCCTGCCGGCGACCGGGTGTTCTGCGATGTGTTCCCGAAAGTGATTGCACGTGGAAAAGAATTATTCACTGCCTACAGCGATGCCGACTTCGCCGCGCTCGAAGACGCGCTCGGCCTGCTGCGCTCCCGCATCCGGGCCGGCGCCCGGCATGACGGCAGCGATGATGACGAACGCCCCACTCCCTCCCCATTCCACCTGAAGGAAACGCCTTGA
- the secF gene encoding protein translocase subunit SecF, whose translation MEFFKIKRDIPFMRHALILNAISVLTFVAAVFFLFSKGLNFSVEFTGGTVMELRYPHAANQEKIRDTLRGMGYSHPEVASFGTAQDIMLRLPILEGTEAAGTSARVFNAICAADGGAPKQSQVTTEKGEVVNHTSCASASGEELISLQRVEFVGPSVGEELAQNGLNALIMVIVGIMIYLAIRFEWKFAVAAVVANLHDVVIILGFFAFFQWEFSLTVLAATLAVLGYSVNESVVIFDRIREMFRKQRRMSTPEVIDHAITSTISRTIITHGSTLMMVLSMLFFGGYALHYFAIALAIGICFGIYSSVFVAAAVAMWMGVKREDLIKPIKEKDETDGAVV comes from the coding sequence ATGGAATTTTTCAAGATCAAACGGGATATCCCGTTCATGCGCCACGCCCTGATCCTCAATGCGATCTCGGTGCTGACCTTTGTCGCCGCGGTGTTCTTCCTGTTCAGCAAAGGCCTGAACTTCTCGGTGGAGTTCACCGGCGGTACCGTGATGGAGCTGCGTTATCCGCATGCGGCCAACCAGGAAAAGATCCGCGACACGCTGCGCGGCATGGGGTATTCGCACCCTGAGGTGGCCAGCTTCGGCACCGCCCAGGACATCATGCTGCGCCTGCCGATCCTGGAAGGCACGGAAGCGGCCGGCACCTCGGCGCGCGTCTTCAACGCCATCTGCGCCGCCGATGGCGGCGCGCCGAAGCAGAGCCAGGTCACGACCGAGAAGGGTGAAGTCGTCAACCACACCAGCTGCGCCAGCGCTTCCGGTGAAGAACTGATCAGCCTGCAGCGGGTCGAGTTCGTCGGTCCATCGGTCGGCGAGGAACTCGCACAGAACGGCCTGAACGCATTGATCATGGTGATCGTCGGCATCATGATCTACCTGGCGATCCGCTTCGAATGGAAATTCGCCGTCGCCGCCGTGGTCGCCAACCTGCACGACGTGGTCATCATCCTGGGCTTCTTCGCCTTCTTCCAGTGGGAATTCTCGCTGACGGTGCTGGCGGCCACGCTGGCGGTGCTGGGCTACTCGGTCAACGAATCGGTCGTCATCTTCGACCGGATCCGCGAGATGTTCCGCAAGCAGCGCCGCATGTCGACGCCGGAAGTCATCGACCACGCGATCACCAGCACCATCTCGCGCACCATCATCACCCACGGCTCGACCCTGATGATGGTGCTGTCGATGCTGTTCTTCGGCGGCTATGCGCTGCACTACTTCGCGATCGCGCTGGCCATCGGCATCTGCTTCGGCATCTATTCGTCGGTGTTCGTGGCGGCAGCCGTGGCCATGTGGATGGGCGTCAAGCGCGAAGACCTGATCAAGCCGATCAAGGAGAAGGACGAGACCGACGGCGCGGTGGTATAG
- the secD gene encoding protein translocase subunit SecD — protein MNRYPVWKYLMIVIALLLGALYTAPNYFGETPALQVTSGRSTLNITSASTTLVEDALKRTGIAHTGISLEGSGHTTSVRVRFAGTEEQFKAKLALERELNRDPANPDYIVTVNLVTNTPAWMEKIGAGPMSLGLDLRGGVHFLLQVDTKAVVDNKVKALQASVRSNLRDENVRHAGIERVGDTIEVRFRDAATRSAARNVLTSRSNELNFAEAADGADQKLVVSLKPDAIKRSVEDGVKQNIVTLSKRINELGTTEPIIQQQGADRIVVQLPGVQDVARAKDIIGRTATLELRMVDQSVTPGTELSAAIPLNSELFTEGRGAPVVLSRDIILTGEYISSATASFDQNQQPAVSIDLNGDGGRRIRQATRDNVGKRMAILLKEKGVYNVLSAPTIQSELGSTFQITNMGTSQDANELALLLRSGALSAPMEFVEERVIGPQLGAENIERGLHSTIWGFVAIAVFMIIYYHLFGVFSALALAANVLFLLALLSILGITLTLPGIAAIALALGVAIDSNVLVNERIREELRGGAPPQAAIAAGSKHAWDTIVDSNVTTLIVGLALLIFGSGPVRGFAVVHCLGILTSMFSAVVVARGFANLWYGRQKKLTKISIGTVWQPGMSPTKK, from the coding sequence ATGAATCGCTATCCCGTCTGGAAATACCTAATGATCGTCATCGCGCTGCTGCTCGGCGCGTTGTACACGGCGCCTAACTACTTCGGCGAAACGCCGGCGTTGCAGGTGACATCGGGCCGCTCGACCCTGAACATCACCAGCGCCTCCACCACCCTGGTCGAGGATGCGCTCAAGCGTACCGGCATCGCCCATACCGGCATCTCCCTCGAAGGCAGCGGCCATACGACGTCGGTGCGTGTGCGCTTCGCCGGCACCGAAGAACAATTCAAGGCCAAGCTGGCCCTGGAGCGCGAACTGAACCGCGACCCGGCCAACCCCGACTACATCGTCACCGTCAACCTGGTCACCAATACCCCGGCCTGGATGGAAAAGATCGGCGCGGGTCCGATGAGCCTCGGCCTCGACTTGCGCGGCGGTGTGCACTTCCTGCTGCAGGTCGATACCAAGGCCGTGGTCGACAACAAGGTCAAGGCGCTGCAAGCCAGCGTGCGCAGCAACCTGCGCGACGAAAACGTGCGTCACGCCGGCATCGAGCGCGTGGGCGACACCATCGAAGTGCGCTTCCGCGATGCCGCGACCCGTTCCGCCGCACGCAACGTGCTGACCTCGCGCTCGAACGAGCTGAACTTCGCCGAGGCCGCCGACGGCGCCGACCAGAAGCTGGTCGTCAGCCTCAAGCCCGATGCGATCAAGCGCAGCGTCGAAGACGGCGTCAAGCAGAACATCGTGACCCTGTCCAAGCGTATCAATGAGCTGGGCACCACCGAACCGATCATCCAGCAGCAGGGCGCCGACCGCATCGTGGTGCAATTGCCTGGTGTGCAAGACGTGGCGCGCGCCAAGGACATCATCGGCCGCACCGCGACCCTCGAGCTGCGCATGGTCGACCAGAGCGTGACCCCGGGCACCGAGCTGTCGGCCGCCATCCCGCTCAATTCCGAACTGTTCACCGAAGGCCGCGGCGCCCCGGTCGTGCTGTCGCGCGACATCATCCTGACCGGCGAATACATCTCGAGCGCCACCGCCAGCTTCGACCAGAACCAGCAGCCGGCCGTCTCGATCGACCTGAACGGCGACGGCGGCCGCCGCATCCGCCAGGCCACCCGCGACAACGTCGGCAAGCGCATGGCGATCCTGCTGAAAGAGAAGGGCGTCTACAACGTCCTGTCGGCCCCGACCATCCAGAGCGAGCTGGGTTCGACCTTCCAGATCACCAATATGGGCACCTCGCAGGACGCCAACGAGCTGGCCCTGCTGCTGCGCTCGGGCGCGCTGTCGGCGCCGATGGAATTCGTCGAGGAACGCGTGATCGGCCCGCAGCTGGGCGCCGAGAACATCGAACGCGGCCTGCACTCGACCATCTGGGGCTTCGTGGCGATCGCGGTCTTCATGATCATCTACTACCACCTGTTCGGCGTGTTCTCGGCGCTGGCGCTGGCGGCCAACGTGCTGTTCCTGCTGGCCCTGCTGTCGATCCTGGGTATCACGCTCACCCTGCCGGGCATCGCCGCAATCGCGCTGGCGCTGGGCGTCGCGATCGACTCCAACGTGCTGGTCAACGAGCGCATCCGCGAAGAGCTGCGCGGCGGCGCGCCGCCGCAGGCGGCGATCGCGGCCGGCTCCAAGCACGCGTGGGACACCATCGTCGACTCCAACGTGACCACCCTGATCGTCGGCCTGGCGCTCCTGATCTTCGGTTCCGGTCCGGTGCGCGGCTTCGCCGTGGTGCACTGCCTGGGCATCCTGACCTCGATGTTCTCGGCGGTCGTCGTGGCCCGTGGCTTCGCCAACCTGTGGTATGGCCGCCAGAAGAAACTGACCAAGATTTCGATCGGCACGGTCTGGCAGCCGGGCATGTCGCCCACCAAGAAGTAA
- a CDS encoding GlxA family transcriptional regulator — translation MPPDLSLLAQERPLRILLVNAGEPDALTWSGLYQPLRLAAKVLGPDRLHVDVRSPDKFMGDAGRHWHLVLLVADESEAALRPANLRALIERCRAAPYWGGVGAGVLWLADAGVLHGARTALPWALYPDVNAQAGQALLTPNLYEFDANRLTCCGGAASIDFALTMVELLFGATAQAQVKETLCIDRVRGPDERQRVALQARFGALQPKLSEAVALMEANIEEPLSTDEIAQLAGISRRQLERLFKQYLGSLPSRYYLELRLRRARQLLLDTNHSIVQVGLMCGFSSGSHFSTAFGALFGNTPREERQRKLAQ, via the coding sequence ATGCCGCCTGACCTGTCCCTGCTCGCGCAGGAGCGGCCGCTGCGCATCCTGCTGGTCAATGCAGGCGAACCCGATGCGCTGACCTGGTCCGGGCTGTACCAGCCGCTGCGTCTCGCGGCCAAGGTGCTGGGGCCGGACCGCCTGCACGTCGACGTGCGCAGTCCCGACAAATTCATGGGCGACGCCGGGCGCCACTGGCACCTGGTGCTGCTGGTGGCCGATGAGTCCGAGGCGGCCCTGCGCCCGGCCAACCTGCGCGCGCTGATCGAGCGCTGCCGCGCCGCGCCATATTGGGGGGGCGTCGGGGCCGGCGTGCTGTGGCTGGCCGACGCCGGCGTCCTGCATGGCGCGCGCACCGCCTTGCCCTGGGCCCTGTACCCGGACGTGAACGCCCAGGCCGGGCAGGCCCTGCTCACCCCCAATCTATACGAGTTCGACGCCAACCGCCTCACCTGCTGCGGCGGCGCGGCCAGCATCGACTTCGCCTTGACCATGGTCGAGCTGCTGTTCGGCGCCACGGCCCAGGCGCAGGTGAAGGAAACCCTGTGCATCGACCGCGTGCGCGGCCCGGACGAGCGCCAGCGGGTGGCGCTGCAGGCCCGCTTCGGCGCCCTGCAGCCGAAGCTGTCCGAGGCGGTGGCGCTGATGGAAGCGAACATCGAAGAGCCGCTCTCGACCGACGAGATCGCCCAGCTGGCCGGCATTTCGCGGCGCCAGCTGGAACGCCTGTTCAAGCAATACCTGGGCAGCCTGCCGTCGCGCTACTACCTCGAGCTGCGCCTGCGCCGCGCCCGCCAGCTGCTGCTCGATACCAACCACTCGATCGTGCAGGTGGGGCTGATGTGTGGCTTTTCCTCGGGCTCACATTTCTCGACGGCATTCGGCGCCTTGTTCGGGAATACGCCGAGGGAAGAGCGCCAGCGGAAACTTGCTCAATAG
- a CDS encoding glucose 1-dehydrogenase yields the protein MHISLNDQVALVTGGDSGIGRAISIAFAAAGAKVVVNYNSSQDKADEVVRQIKEAGGQALAVQCDVSSEDDVARLLEATDEAFGGLDILVANAGMQKDARIAEMSLDDWKAVLDVNLTGQFLCARAAVKRFRQQGNRGRMRANGVILCMSSVHETIPWAGHVNYAASKGGIGMFMRSLAQEVAQERIRVNGIAPGAIRTPINEDATEGGAGKKLLELIPYGRIGETDDVANLALFMASDLADYMTGTTVYVDGGMSLYPGFEDNG from the coding sequence ATGCATATCAGCCTGAACGACCAGGTGGCGCTCGTGACCGGCGGCGATTCCGGCATCGGCCGCGCCATCAGCATCGCCTTCGCCGCGGCCGGCGCCAAGGTGGTGGTCAACTACAACAGCAGCCAGGACAAGGCCGACGAAGTCGTACGACAGATCAAGGAAGCGGGCGGCCAGGCGCTGGCGGTCCAGTGCGACGTGTCCAGCGAAGACGACGTCGCGCGCCTGCTCGAGGCCACCGACGAGGCCTTCGGCGGCCTCGACATCCTGGTCGCGAACGCCGGCATGCAAAAGGATGCGCGGATCGCCGAGATGTCGCTGGACGACTGGAAAGCCGTGCTCGACGTCAACCTGACCGGCCAATTCCTGTGCGCCCGCGCGGCAGTGAAGCGCTTTCGCCAGCAGGGCAACCGCGGCCGCATGCGTGCCAACGGCGTCATCCTGTGCATGAGCTCGGTCCATGAAACCATTCCCTGGGCCGGCCACGTCAACTATGCCGCGTCCAAGGGCGGCATCGGCATGTTCATGCGCTCGCTGGCCCAGGAAGTCGCGCAGGAACGCATCCGTGTCAACGGCATCGCGCCCGGCGCGATCCGCACCCCGATCAACGAAGACGCCACCGAAGGCGGGGCGGGCAAGAAGCTGCTCGAGCTGATCCCGTATGGCCGCATCGGCGAGACCGACGACGTGGCCAACCTGGCGCTGTTCATGGCCTCCGACCTGGCCGACTACATGACCGGCACCACGGTCTATGTCGACGGCGGCATGTCGCTCTATCCAGGATTCGAAGACAATGGCTGA
- a CDS encoding HDOD domain-containing protein, producing MDQVSALDSIAAEASRGELAFPTSVNASLTLQRALGEPDCHIDAAARLVQAEPLLAARTVAIANSVAYNRSGNDVTNVRAAVQRVGFRTLGALAASVIVRQLASEIRDPGLRHKADQLWAHSAHVAALAQVIARRVSFVDPETALFAGIVHEVGGFYLLSRAEALPGLLDDNLDAWLDHGEAAIGRGVLHKLGVPAPVMDAIEALWDGMRALPPETLGDTLLLANDLAPLPSPLFAPPGATTHAAAATIDFVFGEGTLKGVLEESSEEVKSLTSALL from the coding sequence ATGGACCAAGTCTCCGCACTCGACAGCATCGCCGCCGAAGCCAGCCGCGGCGAACTCGCCTTCCCCACCAGCGTCAACGCCTCGTTGACCCTGCAGCGGGCGCTGGGCGAACCCGACTGCCACATCGACGCCGCCGCCCGCCTGGTGCAGGCCGAGCCGCTGCTGGCGGCGCGCACGGTGGCGATCGCCAACTCGGTGGCCTATAACCGCAGCGGCAACGACGTCACCAATGTGCGAGCGGCGGTCCAGCGCGTGGGCTTTCGCACCCTTGGCGCCCTGGCGGCCTCGGTCATCGTGCGCCAGCTGGCCAGCGAGATCCGCGATCCGGGCCTGCGCCACAAGGCCGACCAGCTGTGGGCCCACTCGGCCCACGTGGCGGCGCTGGCCCAGGTGATCGCGCGGCGCGTATCCTTCGTCGATCCCGAAACGGCGCTGTTCGCCGGCATCGTGCACGAGGTCGGTGGCTTCTACCTGCTGTCGCGCGCCGAAGCCCTGCCCGGCCTTCTCGACGACAACCTCGACGCCTGGCTCGACCATGGCGAAGCGGCGATCGGCCGCGGCGTGCTGCACAAGCTGGGCGTTCCCGCCCCGGTGATGGACGCGATCGAAGCATTGTGGGACGGCATGCGCGCGCTGCCGCCGGAAACGCTGGGCGACACCCTGCTGCTGGCCAACGACCTGGCGCCCCTGCCCTCCCCCCTGTTCGCACCGCCCGGCGCCACCACCCATGCCGCGGCGGCGACCATCGACTTCGTATTCGGCGAAGGCACGCTCAAGGGCGTGCTGGAAGAGTCAAGCGAGGAAGTGAAGAGCTTGACGTCGGCGCTGCTGTAG
- a CDS encoding glycoside hydrolase family 15 protein, with translation MAEPNATRPPRPIAAHGAIGNMATIALVALDGAVDFLCWPDFDSPSIFAALLDPEQGGHFTIAPEDGDMRVVQTYLPATNVLLTQWLGEESSVHVTDYMASSEQLGHGPARMLRRVHVTSGEARIRVDCQPRFDYARQRPEVAAGQDQAVFSAPGAPRLRLSAPVAFEAADGGALASIVMREGDVIDFVLDEDGDPPLQAGAGDALLREVVQYWQAWSQRSTYRGRWREAVTRSALVLKLMTSGRHGSIVAAATFGLPEVLGGSRNWDYRATWIRDASFTVYALMRLGYIDEAKAFTRWTAELPKHDQSDGHLRIMYAFDGSPVGEETELGHLAGYANSRPVRIGNAAASQLQLDIFGALLDSIYLSNKYGEAISHADWMGVCQVVNFVCDNWKRPDAGIWEGREPAREHLHSQLMCWVAVDRALRLAGKRSLCAPFDRWIAARNEMSRYIWDTFWNEELGHFVRSKGSRNVDGAMLMMPLVRFIGSTDPQWLATLDAIGDQLSHDALVQRYDRDDGLEGKEGAFAACSFWYVECLARAGRIDHARNNMEKLIAYGNHVHLYAEEFTNKAELLGNFPQAFTHLALISAATYLDAAIEGKLGHPWQL, from the coding sequence ATGGCTGAACCAAACGCAACCCGCCCACCACGCCCGATCGCCGCTCACGGCGCCATCGGCAATATGGCCACGATCGCACTGGTCGCGCTCGACGGCGCGGTCGACTTCCTGTGCTGGCCCGACTTCGACAGCCCCAGCATCTTCGCCGCCCTGCTCGACCCCGAGCAGGGCGGCCACTTCACCATCGCGCCGGAGGACGGGGACATGCGCGTGGTGCAGACCTACCTGCCCGCCACCAATGTGCTGCTTACCCAGTGGCTGGGTGAAGAGTCCAGCGTTCACGTGACCGACTACATGGCCAGCTCGGAACAGCTCGGCCATGGTCCGGCGCGCATGCTGCGCCGGGTCCACGTCACCAGCGGCGAGGCGCGCATCCGGGTCGACTGCCAGCCCCGCTTCGACTATGCCCGCCAGCGGCCGGAGGTCGCGGCCGGCCAGGATCAGGCGGTCTTCTCGGCGCCCGGCGCCCCACGCCTGCGCCTGTCGGCGCCCGTGGCCTTCGAGGCTGCCGATGGCGGCGCCTTGGCCTCGATCGTGATGCGTGAAGGCGACGTCATCGATTTCGTGCTCGACGAAGACGGCGACCCGCCCCTGCAGGCCGGCGCCGGCGACGCCCTGCTGCGGGAGGTCGTCCAGTACTGGCAGGCATGGAGCCAGCGCTCGACCTATCGCGGGCGCTGGCGCGAAGCGGTCACGCGCTCGGCCCTGGTGCTCAAGCTGATGACGTCGGGCCGCCACGGCTCGATCGTCGCCGCCGCGACCTTCGGCCTGCCCGAGGTGCTGGGCGGCTCGCGCAACTGGGATTACCGCGCCACCTGGATCCGCGACGCATCGTTCACCGTGTATGCCCTGATGCGGCTCGGATATATCGACGAGGCGAAGGCGTTTACGCGCTGGACCGCCGAACTGCCCAAGCATGATCAGAGCGACGGCCATCTGCGCATCATGTATGCGTTCGACGGCAGTCCGGTCGGAGAAGAAACCGAGCTCGGCCATCTGGCCGGCTATGCGAACTCCAGACCCGTTCGCATCGGCAATGCAGCCGCCAGCCAATTACAGCTCGACATCTTCGGCGCCTTGCTCGATTCGATCTATCTCAGTAATAAGTATGGCGAGGCCATTTCTCATGCCGATTGGATGGGCGTCTGCCAAGTGGTCAATTTCGTTTGCGACAACTGGAAGCGCCCGGATGCCGGCATCTGGGAAGGTCGCGAACCGGCGCGCGAACACCTGCATTCCCAGCTCATGTGCTGGGTGGCGGTCGACCGCGCACTGCGCCTGGCGGGCAAACGCTCGCTGTGCGCGCCGTTCGATCGCTGGATTGCGGCACGCAACGAGATGTCGCGTTATATCTGGGACACCTTCTGGAACGAAGAGCTCGGGCATTTTGTGCGCAGCAAGGGCTCACGCAATGTGGACGGCGCCATGCTGATGATGCCGCTGGTGCGCTTCATCGGCTCCACCGATCCGCAATGGCTGGCGACCCTGGACGCCATCGGAGACCAGCTCAGCCACGACGCGCTGGTGCAGCGCTACGATCGCGACGACGGGCTCGAAGGGAAGGAAGGCGCGTTCGCGGCCTGTTCATTCTGGTATGTGGAATGCCTGGCACGGGCCGGGCGGATCGACCATGCACGCAATAATATGGAAAAACTCATCGCCTACGGCAACCACGTGCACCTGTACGCGGAAGAGTTCACCAATAAGGCTGAGCTGCTCGGCAACTTTCCACAAGCCTTTACCCACCTTGCCTTGATCAGCGCCGCGACGTATCTCGATGCGGCGATTGAAGGCAAGCTTGGGCATCCGTGGCAGTTGTAG